The Medicago truncatula cultivar Jemalong A17 chromosome 4, MtrunA17r5.0-ANR, whole genome shotgun sequence genome includes a region encoding these proteins:
- the LOC11414315 gene encoding putative disease resistance protein RGA1 yields MPIGIGKMTNLQTLTQFVLDTTSRDKSKTSELGGLNNLRGQLEINGLEHLRHCPTEAKHMNLIGKSHLRRLTLNWKQHIVSDDNEFEKDDIILNHIVLHSNIKALEISGFGGVTLSSSANLYTNLVELELSGCTRLQYFKLSMLHVRHLYMFDLPCLEYIVNDNNSDNSSSFCASLKDIFLFGLTNLKGWCNCSEEEISRGCCHQFNSLESLCISVCCNLVSIPQHTYIREVILREVRETMLPPAVNHSKLESLEIESILNLKSLSGVFQHLGTLCELRILNCEEFDPCNDEDGCYSMKWKELTNLKVLQFIGIPKMKYLPEGLQHITTLQTLRIRNFENLTSIPEWVKSLQVFDIKDCPKVEDQ; encoded by the coding sequence ATGCCAATTGGAATAGGAAAGATGACTAATCTTCAAACACTGACACAGTTTGTGTTAGATACGACTTCTAGAGACAAATCTAAAACAAGTGAGCTAGGAGGATTAAATAATTTGAGGGGACAACTCGAGATAAATGGCTTGGAACATCTGAGGCATTGTCCAACAGAAGCTAAGCATATGAATTTAATAGGGAAGTCACATCTTCGTCGATTGACATTGAATTGGAAACAACACATTGTTAGTGATGACAATGAGTTTGAAAAAGATGATATAATTCTAAATCACATAGTTCTGCACTCCAATATCAAGGCCTTAGAAATAAGTGGATTCGGTGGTGTGACATTGTCTAGTTCGGCCAATTTATATACAAATTTGGTTGAATTGGAGTTATCCGGTTGCACAAGATTACAATATTTCAAACTCTCAATGTTGCATGTTAGACACCTCTACATGTTTGATTTGCCATGCCTAGAGTACATTGTTAATGATAACAATAGTGATAACTCATCATCATTTTGTGCGTCACTTAaagatatatttctttttggGTTAACAAATCTAAAAGGATGGTGTAACTGTAGCGAAGAAGAAATCTCAAGGGGTTGTTGTCATCAGTTTAACAGTCTTGAAAGCTTATGTATTTCTGTTTGTTGTAATCTAGTTTCAATTCCACAACACACATATATCAGGGAAGTAATTCTTAGAGAGGTCAGAGAGACGATGTTACCGCCAGCAGTCAATCATTCCAAACTAGAGTCTCTTGAGATAGAATCCATACTCAATTTGAAATCTCTTAGTGGAGTCTTTCAACATCTAGGTACACTCTGTGAATTGCGTATCCTCAATTGCGAGGAGTTTGATCCGTGCAATGATGAAGACGGTTGTTACAGCATGAAATGGAAAGAACTCACGAACCTCAAAGTGTTGCAATTCATAGGAATcccaaaaatgaaatatttgccTGAGGGGCTTCAGCACATTACCACTTTACAAACTCTAAGAATCAGAAATTTTGAGAATCTTACATCTATACCTGAATGGGTAAAATCACTGCAAGTATTTGATATCAAAGATTGCCCGAAGGTGGAAGATCAATAA
- the LOC11422509 gene encoding beta-glucosidase 15 — translation MSVKVSLLLLATIFFALFNSAVSLNRSSFPHDFLFGTASSAYQYEGAAHEGGKGPSIWDTFTHNHPDRIVGRSNGDVAIDSYHRYKEDVAMMKDIGFNAYRFSISWSRLLPRGNLKGGINQEGVIYYNNLINELISNGQTPFITLFHSDLPQALEDEYGGFLSPKIEQDFADYAEVCFREFGDRVKHWITLNEPLLYSTQGYGSGSSPPMRCSKSVANCNAGDSSTEPYVVTHHLILSHAAAVKVYRQKFQNTQKGQIGVTLNSAWLVPLSQSKEDREATSRGLAFMYDWFMEPLHSGTYPAVIVDKVKERLPRFSRSQSVMVKGSYDFVGLNYYTSTYAANIPCSRGKPNVFTDNCVRFTTLRNGVLIGPKAASDWLYIYPPGIQGLLEYTKEKFSNPIIYITENGVDEVDDGKRSLDDKPRIDYISHHLLYLQRAIMNGVRVKGYFAWSLLDNFEWNAGYTLRFGLVYVDYKNGLRRYRKRSALWFKLFLRK, via the exons ATGTCGGTTAAGGTTTCTCTTCTTCTACTTGCAACAATTTTCTTTGCTCTTTTTAACTCGGCAGTTTCTCTTAACCGTAGCAGTTTTCCACATGATTTCCTGTTTGGAACAGCTTCTTCAGCTTACCAG TATGAAGGTGCAGCACATGAAGGTGGCAAAGGGCCAAGTATATGGGATACCTTCACTCATAACCACCCAG ATAGAATAGTTGGCCGCAGTAATGGGGATGTTGCCATTGATTCATACCACCGCTACAAG GAAGATGTGGCCATGATGAAGGATATTGGATTTAATGCTTATAGGTTTTCGATCTCTTGGTCCAGATTACTACCTC GTGGAAACCTAAAGGGTGGAATTAATCAAGAAGGCGTTATATATTACAACAATCTCATAAATGAATTGATTTCAAATG GACAAACACCATTTATAACTCTATTTCACTCTGATCTCCCTCAAGCTCTTGAAGATGAATATGGTGGTTTTTTGAGTCCTAAAATTGA GCAAGATTTTGCTGATTATGCAGAAGTATGCTTCAGAGAATTTGGTGACAGAGTTAAGCATTGGATTACATTGAATGAGCCATTGCTTTATAGCACTCAAGGTTATGGAAGTGGATCATCTCCACCCATGAGATGCTCTAAGTCGGTAGCTAACTGCAATGCTGGTGATTCTAGTACTGAGCCCTATGTAGTTACACACCACCTGATTCTTTCTCACGCTGCAGCAGTAAAAGTCTACAGGCAGAAGTTTCAG AATACTCAAAAGGGTCAAATTGGGGTAACACTAAATTCTGCATGGCTTGTGCCACTATCCCAATCAAAAGAGGACAGAGAAGCAACGTCTCGGGGTCTTGCTTTTATGTATGACTG GTTCATGGAACCCCTGCACTCGGGTACATATCCCGCAGTAATAGTTGACAAAGTCAAGGAACGTTTGCCAAGGTTTTCAAGAAGTCAGTCCGTGATGGTCAAAGGGTCCTACGATTTTGTTGGTTTAAACTATTACACTTCAACTTATGCAGCCAATATTCCTTGCTCGCGTGGAAAGCCAAATGTTTTTACAGACAATTGTGTTAGATTTACTA CTCTAAGAAATGGAGTTCTCATTGGTCCAAAG GCTGCTTCGGACTGGCTCTATATCTATCCACCAGGAATTCAAGGCCTACTAGAATACACCAAGGAAAAATTTAGCAATCCAATCATTTACATAACAGAAAATG GAGTCGATGAGGTTGATGATGGCAAAAGGTCACTTGATGACAAACCAAGGATAGACTATATTAGTCACCACCTATTGTATCTTCAAAGGGCCATAAT GAATGGAGTGAGGGTGAAGGGATACTTTGCGTGGTCACTGTTGGACAATTTTGAATGGAATGCTGGCTACACACTCCGCTTTGGACTTGTGTATGTCGATTACAAGAATGGACTCCGAAGATACCGTAAAAGGTCTGCATTGTGGTTCAAATTATTTCTCCGCAAATGA